Genomic DNA from Schistosoma haematobium chromosome 1, whole genome shotgun sequence:
GTTTCGTTCATATGTTtgacagttttttttaatacgTTGTTTGTATATTTTTCCTGGTTTTCCAGTATTCTTTTATCCTATTGTTACCAAAATTTGAATCGTTCATTAGTGTTAAATTATTCAACATCTCTTCAGTTGATGCTTCTTTTTTTATGAAGTTCGTGTTATTGTGTAATCGGATTCTTGTCTGTTAAGTTTTTTTTCCAAGTATCTACATGTAAATTTCTCACCTCTAAGACTGTATTTTTTTCTCTCACAATATCTAAACTCTTTGGAAATTCACTAGcagaaaattaaatttaataacCGGTTATGATCTAAatgattttaattcatttatcaagTGGTTGGTCATACATGTAAAGTAGAAGAATATGGGCTTAAGACAATAATtcctaaatatcaatcaatttataAGTATAAGTAAGATATTTCTCATACAAAAAATACAGTGAACAATGAGAAAAGAAGAAAGATTTCTGTCAAAATTATAAATGTACAAGTTATTGATATGTGTCAATTCTAATATTGGAATCTAAGTGTTATGACTTATGGCCCTGTTAACTATCACGTGACAAAGTTGCCAATCAGAACACCGACCTATATAACGTTGTCTCTGTACTAAACCAACGATGCGTTAATCAGCACTagcagcctagagtcaactatgagtccttattggtcacaaatcaagtgacttgtgtggcgcatatgtaatcggtgcccctttgtaccaatatttatatgtccACAAAACAATAACTTCTAAACTAACCCGGCCTGTTGAttccagaacacaaatatcagcATCTACTGTATGAATCGTATATATAAACGGATCAGACTGCaccaaaattaaaaaaataacagttatacaagatcaagtcaaaagtggctgtgaacgtgagagattgtaactaataaattaagaataacttaagaatggtaaatcgtataataatagtcagtAGGTCAAATGAACGCTCATggtaaaaggaatatgaatatacatatagtctagttacttaatagttatctaGTCGGAATATATGTCATAATATTCCATAAATAATCGCTAGCAGTTACCATCCACTTATTTCTCGTTCACTTGAAATACAAAGCAGTAATTTGTTATTAAAGCAATTTAGTTTCTAGATTTCAATATTACACACTTGTTGTACACTGATTAAGTCTAATATTTCAGCTATTGATATCAAATTTTAACATTctgtttatttcaatataaatatgttATACTCTTGAAAATTTTTgcaaattgttattatttctctATAGGCTCGAGAAGAAGGACTTCGTCGACAAGCTCGCCTTCTCAGACGTCAAGAAGAAAAACGCTTACGTGCTGAACGACGCGCTATGGCCATAGAGTTGGGATCAGTTCCTGGGAATTCTTCCGACTCATCATCTCATTCCTCTAGCTCGTCGGGTAGTAGTTATCACAACAGTAGCCGTGCTAGATCTAGACGATTTCAAGCTTCACCAGTTCGTCGACAATCATCAATGTATTCTTCTGGTAGTCGAAAATattctcctcctcctcttcATTCATCATACAGCCGACCTCGAATAGAGTCGGAACGAGGACTTTTAGGCAGTCCAAGTCGTGTTGTAGATGCTAGACTACCATCTCCGCCATCTAATACAAATCTATGTAAGTCTTTCAATAATTCATTGGATAATATACAAGGAAACTTATCAATTTGTTAGACAGTGGAATATACTCATCAAATACACAATAAATTTGTATCAAcataaaaataactaattatGTTTTTTTCCCTCTATCCTCGAGTTCATTCAAGAAAAAAGAGGATATGTCAACCATGGGTTTTTTTTTCCATcaatacaaaagaaaaatatcCAATTGTAATTGTCTTATAATTGTTTTCCCTAGAATACCATATTAGCAAgataacaaataattttaatcatcaATCATACTAGTGctataaatatgaaataactttTGTTGTTGTGAAAGTCAATCGTTCATTTCTATAACTCATAATTCTTGATTATTTTAACAAGTGATCAACAGAGTAATTTGTTAGTTATATATACATTAATTCAATTAGATTATTTCTAACGATTCTGTTTGTATGGAAAGGATAATGCAAGAATGATTCACATCTAAACTACTCTAATACATTGAGACCGAAACTTGCATATAATATCAATTTATCTATATGTATAAACATCTCTCTATTCTtttttaactttgtcgttgatgtgcttttagagataacactgaGATCATTCGAGAGGTCCTCGGAAAAATTCTTCGGCGTCTGGAAAAGGATTGAAAGTACTTCAAGTTGCCATTTATTAGAAGCTTTTTAGGAAATTCTACAAAACTAATGAATTGTGTGTCATATCTTGTTTGAATAATTTCCTATCTGGCCATTGATTTTAGCATGTTCACAGAAGCTCCTAGAAGAACATCAATGTCACTCATAAACCTATGAATATCCTTGGTTTTTGCACCTAGACACTATCCTTGAAAGCAAAGCTTCTTATATCTTACCATTTGTTTCGAATCTTAAGTGTAAAATATTTTTACGTTGAAATAATATGTCACATTCTTGTGTTAGATGTCGGTTGGAGAAATCATCAGGCAATTTTTAGCCTTTTTGATGAAAATAGGTAATTCTAAATTTATCGTAGGATTTTTTTGTAACATGTACGTGTTTTCGGATAAGTGAAACTACTATCTTTTTCCCGTTACTACATTTTTTCATCAGGTAATTTTCCCAGAGACACGCGTGTTCCCATTAATCGAATTCCCCGATCTAGTAATTCATTACTCGGTAGTCCTATTCAAAATTCTTATTCTACTTCAAGAGATCGTGGAAGTGTTTCCTCATCGTCATCTCGATTTATTGGGTCCAGGGAAGAACAGCG
This window encodes:
- a CDS encoding hypothetical protein (EggNog:ENOG410V6HE~COG:A), whose translation is MTSQQLVTGGPSPSHDLKTPGVVGSTVRSLMPQELLKRRVQSQLTKAFNADKKAELEKQIQLERERQAREEGLRRQARLLRRQEEKRLRAERRAMAIELGSVPGNSSDSSSHSSSSSGSSYHNSSRARSRRFQASPVRRQSSMYSSGSRKYSPPPLHSSYSRPRIESERGLLGSPSRVVDARLPSPPSNTNLCNFPRDTRVPINRIPRSSNSLLGSPIQNSYSTSRDRGSVSSSSSRFIGSREEQRSYSSMRPHTSLRGELAKRSDQ